Below is a window of Arabidopsis thaliana chromosome 2, partial sequence DNA.
TTGGTCTGTAAAATTACAGTGTTACTCTTattcttcctttcttcttccttctgtGACGtcgattttggattttttttctgtttcttccaaAACCTTCAttgatcttcttccttcttctatACCTTTTGAACCCAATAAATCCAATTATATGCATGTTgctaaaagaaatataaaccCTAAGAGGATGATATATATAGGGAACCCAAATGTTTCAATCTTATACACATATTAAATCAGTTACATATTTGAGAATTCAATTGAATCAACCTTTTCAATTACATGTTTAACAAGGAagacaaacaaagagaatcaaagatttaataaaatctaCACACATGTTGATGGGtaatttaattgtttctttgattgaATTATGGGAAAGGTtgtgtagaagaagaagaggacaaCATAGacgagaaaaacaaattaattgcTAATAATACGAAGAGTAAAATCGTCAATACAAGAGAGAGAAGTACATAATTGCATAGACACATGATTTTGTGCATGTATCAACAACGACATATACTTTTAAGTGCTTTATTCATAATTGATCCGTAAATTAATTGTTACATAATCTTTCGAAAACTTCCATAACTTTtttagaacattttttttatctgtcAAAGCTAGAAACATTAATGTGTTCAAACCATTATTGATATTCTTCATTGCCAATAGccaatttatgtttatatttaaattctaaatcCTGAAATGTAAGCTCTAATTCTAAATTCCAAATAAACACTCTGACAGGCCAGCAAAATTCCAAATACTTTAGTAAATATCCacctacaaaataaatttcaaatcgGAAACAATAACTCCCACGGGCCAGCATAATTCTCAGTACAGAATCTTGTCTGTCTCATATTGAAACTTTCTCTTAAGAATAAGATAGACTAAAAAGCATGACTAGCTCTGTAAATGTGATTAATTAATAACCTAAGATTGTTGATTAAGATAAAAcataaagttttaatcaaaaagtTTGTTAGAGGCGCGCCTATGGAGCGTACAATTgtgtcttaaaaaaaaaggttaagccaccaaaataacaaaaaagaataataatttttttgaaatacgACGAAAGCCACATGCCTTGAACCAAAGTTACCGTTGTCTGAATATGAACCAAACTTAGAAGTAAATCGTTCCCTCATGATCCAACGGTTatattctaaattctaatccTAGCCgttccttttttaaaattaaaaactcaacacttttttttattttgtttgtatcttcCTCTTTTGCTTATTTCATCCCcttcttcagattctcttCGTTTaatgctcttcttcttctactctctTTGTGGGTTTCTCTTGTAAtaatcacaaaccaaaaaaaaaaatggttaactCATGCGAGAACAAAATCTTCGTTAAACCCACTTCAACGACGATTCTTCAAGGTAGTAGATGAATTTGTCGAGTAATATACGAGAATTTCGAGGTGTTTTACAGTTTGCGTAGGAGAATTCTGACAGAATGTGTTGTGTtcttttctggttttgtttagATGAAACAAGAAGTAGAAAATTCGGACAAGAGATGAAGagggagaagagaagagtgttGCGTGTGATTAACCAGAATCTCGCTGGTGCAAGAGTTTATCCTTGTGTTGTCAACAAGAGAGGAAGCTTATTGTCTAagtaaatttaacaaaatctcTAATCTCTCACaagttagtgttttttttcaatctgATTGTGCTTATgggttttgattgatttgaatcagtaagcaagaagaagaagaaggatgtcaaaagaagaagtttgattCTTTGCGTCCTTCAGTTACAAGGTACATAAAGCTTGAATCTTTCATTTCGTTTTTTGactttaaagaaagaaagatctgagtttgtttttgaatctgCAGATCTGGAGTTGAGGAAGAGACTAACAAGAAGCTGAAGCCCTCAGTTCCAAGTGCTAACGACTTCGGTGATTGTATATTTATTGATGAGGAGGAAGCTACATTGGACCTTCCAATGCCAATGTCGCTTGAGAAACCATACATTGAAGCTGATCCAatggtaacaacaacaaaacagaattCAGAATTTTGTTGATGGATTTAATTCATAAATCaatgatttacaagaaaattttgattggaTAGGAAGAAGTTGAGATGGAGGATGTAACAGTGGAAGAACCGATCGTGGATATCGATGTCTTAGACTCGAAGAACTCGCTTGCGGCTGTTGAATATGTTCAAGATCTTTACGCATTTTACAGAACAATGGAGGTAAATTATGGTTTAGTTTTATCTGTTTTTGAAGTAATAAGTGGCTTGAGAGCTTCTTTAAGACAGTTCTTGATTTGAATTTGCAGAGATTTAGTTGTGTTCCAGTAGACTATATGATGCAACAAATCGACTTAAACGAGAAGATGAGAGCAATACTAATCGACTGGTTAATCGAGGTATATTATCAACAACATTCCACATTGTACTGTGTAGTTTGATAGAGGCTAAAGATGCTTGAGTACGTTTTCAGGTACATGACAAGTTTGATCTGATAAAC
It encodes the following:
- the CYCB2;1 gene encoding Cyclin B2;1 (Cyclin B2;1 (CYCB2;1); FUNCTIONS IN: cyclin-dependent protein kinase regulator activity; INVOLVED IN: regulation of cell cycle; LOCATED IN: nucleus; EXPRESSED IN: 12 plant structures; EXPRESSED DURING: 6 growth stages; CONTAINS InterPro DOMAIN/s: Cyclin, C-terminal (InterPro:IPR004367), Cyclin-like (InterPro:IPR011028), Cyclin, N-terminal (InterPro:IPR006671), Cyclin, A/B/D/E (InterPro:IPR014400), Cyclin (InterPro:IPR006670); BEST Arabidopsis thaliana protein match is: Cyclin B2;2 (TAIR:AT4G35620.1); Has 4386 Blast hits to 4385 proteins in 373 species: Archae - 0; Bacteria - 0; Metazoa - 1994; Fungi - 552; Plants - 1134; Viruses - 37; Other Eukaryotes - 669 (source: NCBI BLink).), whose amino-acid sequence is MVNSCENKIFVKPTSTTILQDETRSRKFGQEMKREKRRVLRVINQNLAGARVYPCVVNKRGSLLSNKQEEEEGCQKKKFDSLRPSVTRSGVEEETNKKLKPSVPSANDFGDCIFIDEEEATLDLPMPMSLEKPYIEADPMEEVEMEDVTVEEPIVDIDVLDSKNSLAAVEYVQDLYAFYRTMERFSCVPVDYMMQQIDLNEKMRAILIDWLIEVHDKFDLINETLFLTVNLIDRFLSKQNVMRKKLQLVGLVALLLACKYEEVSVPVVEDLVLISDKAYTRNDVLEMEKTMLSTLQFNISLPTQYPFLKRFLKAAQADKKCEVLASFLIELALVEYEMLRFPPSLLAATSVYTAQCTLDGSRKWNSTCEFHCHYSEDQLMECSRKLVSLHQRAATGNLTGVYRKYSTSKFGYIAKCEAAHFLVSESHHS